In Mastacembelus armatus chromosome 4, fMasArm1.2, whole genome shotgun sequence, the following are encoded in one genomic region:
- the LOC113140003 gene encoding interferon regulatory factor 4-like, translating to MNPEVDYGGSGSSGNGKLRQWLIEQVDCGKYPGLVWENDEKTIFRIPWKHAGKQDYNRDEDAALFKAWALFKGKFREGIDKPDPPTWKTRLRCALNKSNDFEELVERSQLDISDPYKVYRIIPEGAKKRPRQEDSPLSPVSYQVHSSYSALQAQMPQYIATPECGWRDYCQEQASLPDLPFTQCPCPPRSLTWQGSSVENGYQLRASIYSYGPTDSQPSPFTLDASIRSAEALSDFRLHVSVYFRDTLVRDVTTSSMEGCHLTPCSPEDKHYLPTAGPEVVPLPVDSLSGQRRGDEGPPSPSSTLDRGVLLWMCADGLYARRLCQGRVYWQGGLYGDKPNKLEREVTCKLLHTQDYLTEIQSYGLHGRPLPRFQVLLSFGDECLDPQRQRRTLTVQVEPLFARQLLYYAQQPGGHYYRSYEHPGVTDHINPSEDYQRAITHHHSSSLQE from the exons ATGAACCCTGAGGTGGATTACGGAGGCTCCGGGAGCAGCGGGAACGGAAAGCTGCGCCAGTGGCTCATCGAGCAGGTGGACTGCGGGAAATATCCCGGGCTGGTGTGGGAAAACGACGAGAAGACCATCTTCAGGATACCGTGGAAACACGCCGGGAAACAGGACTACAACCGGGATGAGGATGCCGCGCTTTTCAAG GCCTGGGCGCTGTTTAAAGGCAAGTTTCGGGAGGGGATCGATAAACCTGACCCGCCGACCTGGAAGACGCGCCTCCGCTGCGCCCTCAACAAGAGCAATGACTTTGAGGAGCTTGTGGAGAGAAGCCAGTTGGACATCTCAGACCCGTACAAAGTCTACCGCATCATCCCCGAGGGCGCCAAGAAAA GACCCCGACAGGAGGACAGTCCTCTGAGTCCAGTGAGCTACCAGGTCCACTCCTCGTACTCTGCCCTGCAGGCTCAG ATGCCACAGTACATAGCCACACCAGAATGTGGCTGGAGGGATTACTGCCAGGAGCAGGCCTCCCTGCCCGACCTGCCCTTCACTCAGTGCCCCTGTCCCCCCCGCAGCCTGACCTGGCAGGGCTCGTCCGTGGAGAACG gataCCAACTCAGAGCCTCAATCTATTCGTACGGTCCAACTGACAGCCAGCCCTCGCCGTTCACGCTGGACGCCAGCATCAGATCAGCGGAGGCGCTGTCAG ACTTCCGCCTGCATGTCTCTGTATATTTCCGGGACACTCTGGTGAGGGATGTGACCACTTCCAGTATGGAGGGCTGCCACCTCACTCCGTGCTCCCCGGAGGACAAGCACTACCTGCCGACTGCAGGTCCGGAGGTGGTCCCCCTGCCCGTGGACAGCCTGTCGGGACAGAGGAGGGGAGATGAGGGTCCCCCGAGTCCCTcgtccaccctggacaggggAGTGTTACTGTGGATGTGTGCAGACGGACTCTACGCTCGGCGGCTGTGTCAGGGCAGAGTGTACTGGCAGGGAGGGCTGTACGGAGACAAGCCAAACAAGCTGGAGAGAGAGGTCACCTGTAAactcctgcacacacaggacTACCTCACAG AGATCCAGAGTTACGGGCTCCACGGTCGGCCACTGCCTCGGTTCCAGGTCCTGCTGAGCTTCGGAGACGAGTGTCTGGACCCACAAAGACAAAGACGGACCCTGACTGTCCAG GTGGAGCCGCTGTTTGCCAGGCAGCTGCTGTACTACGCCCAGCAGCCCGGCGGCCACTACTACCGCAGCTACGAGCACCCGGGAGTCACGGACCACATAAACCCGTCTGAGGACTACCAGAGGGCCATCACACaccatcacagcagcagcctgcaggagTGA